Part of the Paroedura picta isolate Pp20150507F chromosome 3, Ppicta_v3.0, whole genome shotgun sequence genome is shown below.
AAGCTGGGAGGTAAGTGGTGTCCAGAAAGCTTTGCTGACTCTAACATGAAAAACTTAATGGGCCAGCATAAGTACAGTTCCTTGCATTTTAAGAGAAGGCAAAGATCCTCATGCTGGAATGGCAGGACATGGAGTACCTTTTGAAATACACTTGAGTGACCAGATCAGCTATAGCTCCCTGTTATTCCAATGAAATACTGAATTGTGTCCTTTGGCAATATGGGTCTTACTTGATAATAGTATGACATTTATTCAGATGTATATTCATAACGgtatctctcttttttaattaccgtatttgccggcgtataagacgactgggcgtataagacgaccccccaacatttccactcaaaatatagagtttgttacattacattatggtactatgggccactatgggcagctatgtctatcccaactgaagtgcacccggcgtataggacgacccccgcaattggaggcatgtttttcaaggggggaaagtagtcttatgcgccagcaaatactgtacataatTTAAGAGATTGACACAGTCACTTTAATGAATGCCATTTCCAGGGTAGTCTTTATTTCCTTACAGCTAAAGAAACAAGCAATGTTTTGAAGACTTCCTTATTCCTGATGGAAATCTTTTCATCTGTAGCTCAAGTtttctctgggatttcttgacatccctggaagggtttcctgaaagggtgggaattaattgattttttatgtttttaaaaaatgtgctaaacatttatcaggtgatattgaccatatatagtcatgttgaccctccctccccctctctctctctccctacccCCAATCCACCTcgaaatgaccaatgatgggggtgggaagcagatGGGTCCTGAGTAGATGtggtcacagctatgcttcccagccatactcTGCACAgtagcaccacttctggggtttcttgaagcctgaggaatgtttcagagggttctcaatggtaaaaaagttgagaaaggctgctgtagcgaATCACCGATTATTGGCGAGAATGTGATTGATTTGAGGGAACAGAACTGTTTCTTCTGggctaaaaaaatatattaaattacatTAGTTCAGTTAAGTCATTAAGAATTCTTAACACTAGTttgttcccttatatatttgggaaacagcctcctgggaggagactgtccagggccctgtccgtccaggtccaccctgattggccctccccctgcaCCTCCTACACttgctccttgcctgctagaagccttgtggctgtcgcccatgaggagagagatagcgacagggctttgcggcccgcaggtatgcTCCTCCTGGgaaggagccggggggggggggagtttgcagcctccctgtgggccacaaagcccagTTGCTGCagtcaggcggggggggggggctttccactccctttagcctgggaAGCTCTCTCGCCACGGGCCAAAGAGAGCCAAGGATTTCATGCAGTTTCTTTGATGGAGGTACCTTCTGTGTACAAAGCATGTAATGTTAGTAGTGTTTATTATAAGACTATGGAGGAGCATTCAATCATATGAACCCTCACTTGCAATCTGAAGCATGCAGCCCCAACACAGGATAACCcccttatttgtttattatatttatatactgccctcctctgaggctcagggtggtttacatggaactggagaaaaacagtacagataacatgataaattgaacaatagtgaaaCAGTCATAATAGGAGAatagtaacataatggaacaaacatggtgagaacatccagggcatttctgcacatgggtaaaaatagtgtcatgtcagctgagtggcataacacTAAATGAAATcgtgcctcccggcccctcctcacctttcctgctgtctgtGCCATTtcgcgcttctccccctccaaaagTGCTGCTGGTGATGGCGAAAGAGAGTGACGCAATTTACATgggactctcttccgcctgtcactcaagccaggcagccaattctgtttctccatgctttgaagggccccccgtgatgcccactaattttttttttaatcagtagttctctgttgaaacatCTATGCAGCTCCTCGCCCGGCCTCTTGAGATggggaggcttcttcaaaggagagagACTTGGTAAAAATTCTTACTGCCATTGTCTGCATACTTGTCCACCGGAAGAGGGGGGTGGTAGcaggggtgggatgaggcagaCATGCATTTGAgtctccatacctttctttggctgctggccagctggctgctctccattaggtagctctacaaatgttggtgaatccactttttgggattcaccaactagtgctttaaaatggaggaagtagccGGCCAGACACTgaatgttggcaacgtcatgtggaggggccaaaatATAACAACTACTtgaggtaagcattacactatatttaaagggtgcagaaatgcccccaattttaactgtaacatactgatgtTAGGCCTTAGATCGCTGCTAAGCAAATGGTGTTTGGCgtactgttttgttttcctgcaaAGTAAGAGCATGCTTTCCTTAAGAGGTCCCCAATAATATCATGGTTGAGGTTCACATTTCAGAATGCACTCAAATATTTGACGTGAACTGGAAGTGCCTCACTCATttcaactctgctccattgtcCATACAAAAGTGGTATGGTCGTCACTGTACATTTTTGTTATAGATCTATTTCATATTGTAAGTTGTTGTGCCTGCCAGTTGTACCTGAGTTGCTAAGCAATTAGAAGATCTGCAACACCTCCAAAGTTGCTATAGAATAGTCCACCCATTTAGAAAGTATTCACCAGAATCCCTTGCATCTGTGCAGGGGGACAACATTATGTCTTCATGTTTCAGGGAAGGTACAGCTGTTGACAGTCGTGTTTTAGTCAGGGAATATCCAGATCCCTAGTCCACTTGGGTTTCAGATGGTTTCCTTCCTCCCTACTCCTAGTAGAAATTTAAGTATCCCTGCTTTGAAGAAATAGGGTTCATTTCCTCACAGGATATAAGGAATATAAGCCCTAAGTCTGTTGCATGGGGGTTAATTGTATTCCGCCATTATAATGCCTGAAAGTTCTGTCCCTCCTAAAATCCATGGAATGAGTCTCACCAATCTGACTCTTGCCACAGAGAATCCACCCAGAGAGCGATATGAACTGGCCAGATTTCAGgcctttagttgaggccaggtggaattGGGAGATCTTCTCTGGTGTGCCATTGACCATCTCCTTGGAGCCAGAAAAATGATCGGGAGGCCAGGGGATGGAGGCTTGTCAGGACGGATGGAGGTTGGAAGGGTGAGATGGGGATTtcattgtttcattgttttattttataaatgttatttgttgtgagctgccttgagtcaGTTTTGTTGGAATTGGCAGCATATATAAatatagcaaataaataaatataaataaacaaagaagcaATCCATCATTCTATCCCTATCATTTAACTCATTTCGAATCAGCAGTCATTTAAGAATTAGGGAGCAGGAACATTGGAGAGGAAATCTGCTGTCAGAATGCTGACTATGCCATTTACATTGTTATTTCTTTATCTAGCGGTGCAGTTTGATATTGATCTACCCAACAAGACAGTGACTATCGATTCGGAGCATACCATTGATACCTTGCTGGAGACATTGAAGAAAACTGGGAAAAATGCCTCCTACCTTGGAGACAAGTAACTACATAGGATGGCTTGTCTGGTGGGGCTGCTGTTCTGAAGGAAAGGTTGGTGGCCAGGTATCTTCTAGGAAACATCAAGGGTGCAACTAAACAATGTATGGGAAAGAGTAATAGtttggtggtagagcatctgtttggcatctccaggtaaaaaagaaccagtagtaggtgatgtgacagaCCTCCACCTGTGACTCTGGAGAATGGCTGCTAGTTGGGACAGCAGTactttgatagaccagtggtttgACTCAGTATATTATATATGTTCACGCATTATCTGAAAACAGCAGCCTTCATCTCCTGTCCCCTAATGTGTAATAATGTAGGCACATGATGTGATGTAATCTGTTTTGTTGGCTAAAGTAGGACACAATGTGACTGTTTACCCACTAGGCGGTCTCCTGATTAGTGGGGGAAATTAGTTTAaaggagagagagtgagaggTGGTTCATGGCCAATTCAGAGGGATCCCAACATTGTGTCCTTTTCTAGCTCCACACCAACCCTGATTGAGCCAAGAGAGGGAAAAGTTTGGGAAGAGCCATGTGTCACCCCCTTGCATTATACAGAACCTCACAGCTATTTGTATGGACTCATGGGCTAACAGGTGTAACTGAATGACAAGGACTCAAGAagtgaaaaaggagaaaagattcCAACCCTGATAGTCCCTCTTATAATGTCAAATGATCTACAAACATACATTCACACACTCCTTTGAGAGTTACCCTGGGGAAGTCTCCCTACATCTGCACTCTAAGATGCATGCACAATGCTCCATGTTGCAAAGTGTTGCCCACCATTAATTTGTCACTCAAATAGGCAGTCTTCTATTTagagacagaagagagagagctgtttttttaaatacccgcTTTTcacagacccaaagcagcttacaaatacctttcccttcctcttcccaaaacagatactctgtgaggtaggtaggtaggactgagagagctctaagagaactgtgacaagcctaaggtcacccagctggcttcatgttgaggagtggagaatcaaacccagttctccaagttagagtccaccactcttaaccaccatgaTGGCTTAGCTTAAAGTAGACAGAGCAAGAGCgggtaactgggattctccactTATGTATACAGGGATGGTTCCCTCAagagaactctcaaaataaaccagGTTAGATTCACTGGAAAaaggttttttatttaaaataaaaataagagggaaaaccacacatacaaacacactaaAATACATATACGACTAGTtaagaggaaatcagggaggaGGGGGTAGAAATCAATTTTGGGGAATTTATAGTTGCCAGTCTCAATGATAGAGGTCcatggaagcagcagcaaaacaaccAGCATTTCATTAGAAGAAGAGCAGGACGCTTTAGAAGATCtcaggtgctttaggatgctttgggccgctttgggctgatcctgcattgagcagggggttggactagatggcctatatggccccttccaactctatgattctgtgattctgtgatatgcCTTATTTTATTGGGCAAAATGCAGCCTGGGGCAGGCTGATGCACTAGCCCCCCAAACATTCCCTTGATGGATTGTCTGGAGGTGGACAATAATCTCTATGTGTTTACCTAAAATGAACTACAGGTGTTGATGACTCTGTATTTACCAGATGGGGAAAACTACCAGGTTTGGTGAATAGTGTTGCGTTGCTTAATTAGCCCAAAAGTGAACTAAGGCTGGAGCTgatgagattaattcaaggtGAGGCAATAGTTTCTTTAAATGCCCATTGTCCTCattatgcatctccctggggtggggTCAATTGCTGTTTCCCACATTCCTAAACTACATGTCCAGGCTTGTTTCTGGCTGACATCCATTTGAGTCTCTTTTTCAGCCAGATAGTGTGTTACTATTTGAAATGATATCAGAAGAAGGTTGTTTATGGCTTTCTGTCTATAAACTCCCCACACAATGAGAGGATGGATCTGATTTCTAGCATAAGGACTTATTCTTCTACTTTATGCTACCATCAGAGAGCATAAGATGCAAGGTTTTGCGGCTACCAGACCTTTTCCGTAGCATGTTGGACTGCACCCTTCAGAAAAAGATGAAACAGCTTGTTGGTGGGAAAGAAGGTGGGAAGAGTTTAGCTCCTCCTGAACAAGCCACTCA
Proteins encoded:
- the ATOX1 gene encoding copper transport protein ATOX1 isoform X2; amino-acid sequence: MSFSSKKHEFFVDMTCEGCSNAVTRVLNKLGAVQFDIDLPNKTVTIDSEHTIDTLLETLKKTGKNASYLGDK
- the ATOX1 gene encoding copper transport protein ATOX1 isoform X3, which produces MPKHEFFVDMTCEGCSNAVTRVLNKLGAVQFDIDLPNKTVTIDSEHTIDTLLETLKKTGKNASYLGDK